The following proteins are encoded in a genomic region of Pyrus communis chromosome 11, drPyrComm1.1, whole genome shotgun sequence:
- the LOC137707971 gene encoding nifU-like protein 1, chloroplastic, producing the protein MASLAATGFPQAPTLSSKIPPKSHQCPQFTCLKRHCFTSKAPIFLKPTIRASNPSAAAESSSPGLYSAKQYELTVPNVDLVLEDVRPYLISDGGNVDVVSVEDGVVSLKLQGACGSCPSSTTTMKMGIERVLKEKFGDALKDIQQVFDEENKEITVEVVNRHLDILRPAIKNFGGSVEVLSVEGGDCHVNYVGPESIGSGIKAAIKEKFPDIVNVVFTG; encoded by the exons ATGGCGTCTCTCGCAGCCACCGGGTTCCCCCAAGCCCCAACGCTTTCTTCCAAAATCCCACCCAAATCTCACCAATGCCCACAATTTACGTGTTTGAAACGGCACTGTTTCACCTCTAAAGCGCCCATCTTTCTGAAACCCACCATTAGAGCTTCGAACCCAAGCGCCGCCGCCGAGTCTTCTTCTCCGGGACTCTACTCCGCCAAGCAGTACGAACTCACGGTTCCCAACGTCGACTTGGTTCTGGAGGACGTCCGCCCTTATCTCATCTCCGATGGCGGTAACGTCGACGTTGTCTCCGTTGAGGACGGCGTCGTTTCGCTCAAGCTGCAAG GGGCATGTGGGAGCTGTCCGAGCTCAACGACCACCATGAAGATGGGAATCGAAAGAGTGCTCAAGGAAAAGTTTGGAGATGCGCTCAAGGATATTCAACAAgtctttgatgaagaaaataaagagaTCACAGTTGAG GTAGTGAATCGTCATCTGGACATATTGAGACCAGCCATAAAGAACTTTGGCGGGAGTGTGGAAGTGTTATCGGTTGAAGGTGGGGATTGCCATGTAAATTATGTAGGGCCTGAGTCCATCGGATCAGGAATCAAAGCAGCGATTAAGGAGAAGTTCCCAGATATCGTCAATGTTGTATTCACTGGATAG